The genomic window GTCGCCGCTTTGCCCCAGCACGGACGCGTACGTCAGACGCAACCCGATGTTGGTGGGATCTTTCACTTGGGCTTGCTTGAGCAGATTGAGCCCCCCGGTGCGATCACCGTTGTTGAGCTTCAGCTGCGCGGCCCAGGCATAGGTCTCGGCGGTGCCGAAGCGCTTCATCGCGCCATCGGCAAGCTGCTGCGCGTAGGCGTGGCGGCCAAGTTGCTCACCCAGTTCGCTCATCGCCAACCAGGCCTTGGGATCAGGCGGGAGGCGGTCCGGTGTGGCCAGGGATTGCAGCAGGCTGGATGCCAGCGCGGCATCACGGCTGCCGATCAGTACACGCCCGAACATGCGCCAGGCATCCTTGTCGCCACTGGCCAGCAGCAGGGAAAGCTGGCGCTTGGCCTCCTCCGTCTGGCCTTGCTCCACCGCCAGTTCGGCGCGGGCCTGGGCCAATTGCGCTGGACTGGCGCCAAGCGCCTGCCAGCGGCCAATGGCCTGGTTGGCGGCGTTCGGGTCATGGATGGCGATCGCCAGAGCAGTGGCCTTGCCGGCCACCTCGGGATCGTTCGAAATCCTCATGGCCTTGCCATAAGCCTGCGAGGCGGCCTTGAGATCGGCGCTGGACAACGCCAATTCACCAGCCATCAACTGGGCCAACAAATCGTGGTCCAGATCCGGCGTAGCCACCGTCATCCGCGCCAGCGGCTGCGGTGACGACGCCGGAGTCTCGCCGGCCCGATTGGGCAGCGAGGCGCAACCCGCGACACCCAGCGCCACCAATCCCACCGCCACATACTGCCGCACTTGCTTGAACTTGACCGTTCCGCTCAGCACACTATTCCTCCACACTACCTGTCGGTTCCGGTCATATCCGGCCATGCCTAGTCTACGCCGGCCAACGTCCGTCGCCTGCCATCGCATCACGTCATGAAGCTGATCGCTCTCGGACTCAACCACCTCACCGCGCCGGTCACCCTGCGCGAGCAAGTGGCGTTTGACGAAGATGCAACCAGCGCGGCGCTGCGCGAACTGGCGCAGGAACCCGGCGTCGACGAAGCCTTGATCCTTTCCACCTGCAACCGCACCGAGCTTTACGTCAGCGTAACGCCTGACGCGGAAAACGCGCCGCAGGATTGGCTCAATCGTCACCATCGTCTGACTCCGGGGAAGCTTGACGAGTTCCTTTATCGGCATGATGACGAAGCGGCCGTGAGGCATATGTTTCGGGTCGCCACCGGGCTCGACTCCATGGTGTTGGGCGAACCGCAGATCCTGGGCCAGGTAAAGGATGCCTACCAACAGGCCCGCGAAGCCCATGCACTGAAAACACCGATGGACCGCTTGCTGCAACACACCTTCGCAGTGGCCAAGCGCGTACGCACCGACACCCGGATCGGCGCACACACCGTCTCAGTGGCCTTTACCGCCGTGCGGCTGGCCGAACGGGTCTTCACCGATCTGCGCCAAGCCTGCGTGCTGCTCATCGGTGCCGGAGACACCATCGAGCTGGCGGTACGCCATCTGGCGGAAAAGCAGGTGCGTCGGTTGATCGTTGCCAACCGCACGCTGGAAAATGCGCAGGAGCTTGCGAGCCGCCACGGCGGCTATGCGATCAGCCTGCACGATCTTCCGCAGCATCTGGCGGAAGCCGACATCGTGATCGCCTCCACCGCCGCCCGCCAGCCGGTGCTGACCCGTGCCATGGTGGAAAAGGCTATCGCCGCACGCCGCCGCAAGCCGATGTTCATGGTGGACATCGCCGTGCCGCGCGATATCGAACCCGCCGTGGGCGAGCTCGACGATGTTTATCTGTACGGCATCGATGACCTGCGCCAAGTCATCGACGACAACCTCCGTTCGCGCGTAAACGCCGCACGTGAAGCGGATGCCATCATCGACCTGCAAGTCGAGCGCTACATGGCTTGGCGCCGCGCGCTGACCGTGAAGAATCCCGCGCTGGACCTGCGCCAGCACGCTGAAATCTATCGCGACCAGGTGCTGGAAAAGGCCCGCGCCATGATCGCCCGCGGTAAATCGGCGGACGAGGCATTGGCGTTCCTCGCCAACACCTTGACCAACAAGCTGCTGCATCATCCGAGCGCACGCCTGCGCGAAGCCGTACTCAGCGGCGATCACGAATTACTCCACGCCGCCGGGCGTTTGTACGGGTTGGACGAAGAAGAACAAGCCGGGCTCAGAAACGAGTTGCTGGACGACAAATAGCGAGAGCGGCTTGCTGCCGCGGGCGCTGCGCGCCATGACTATCGCCCTGTCCCCCGCTACGCTCTGCTCCCCATGACACCATCCATCCGCCGCAAACTCGAAGCCATCGCCGAACGCCACGAAGAAATCGGACTCCTGCTTGGGCAGGCCGAGGTGCTGGCCGACAACACACGCTTCCGTGAACTCTCGCGCGAATACGCGCAACTGGAACCCGTCGCTGGCGCCATGCGCGAGCAGGTCGGCATTGAGCGTGAACTGGCCGATGCACGCGCCATGCTGGACGATCCCGAACTGCGCGAGATGGCCGCCGACGACATCGCCCGTCTGGAAACGCGCACCGCCGAACTGGATGGCGAGCTGCAGCTGCTGCTAATCCCTAAGGATCCGCGCGATGAGGCCAACCTGTTCCTGGAAGTGCGCGCCGGTTCCGGTGGCGACGAAGCAGCGATCTTCGCCGGCGACCTGTTCCGCATGTACACCCGCTACGCCGAGCGCCATCGCTGGCAGGTCGAGGTGCTGAGCGAAAACTCCGGCGAGCATGGCGGTTACAAAGAAATCGTCGCGCGCATCGAAGGCCGCGGTGCTTTCTCACGCCTGAAATTTGAATCGGGCGTGCATTGCGTGAAACGCGTGCCGGCTACCGAATCGCAAGGCCGAGTGCACACCTCCACCGCCACGGTGGCCGTGCTGCCTGAGCTGGACGAAATCGATGAGATCGAGCTTTCTCCGGCCGACCTGAAAATCGATACCTTCCGCGCCTCCGGCGCCGGCGGCCAGCACGTCAACAAGACCGACTCGGCCATCCGCATCACCCACCTGCCCAGCGGCATCGTGGTGGAGTGCCAGGATGAGCGCAGCCAGCACAAGAACCGAGCGCGCGCCATGAGCCTGCTCAAAGCGCGCCTGCTTGACGAGGCGCAATCCAAGCAGAGCGCCGAACAGGCACAGGAACGCCGCCTGCAGGTAGGTACCGGCGACCGCAGCCAGCGCATCCGCACCTATCGCTA from Dyella caseinilytica includes these protein-coding regions:
- the hemA gene encoding glutamyl-tRNA reductase, which gives rise to MKLIALGLNHLTAPVTLREQVAFDEDATSAALRELAQEPGVDEALILSTCNRTELYVSVTPDAENAPQDWLNRHHRLTPGKLDEFLYRHDDEAAVRHMFRVATGLDSMVLGEPQILGQVKDAYQQAREAHALKTPMDRLLQHTFAVAKRVRTDTRIGAHTVSVAFTAVRLAERVFTDLRQACVLLIGAGDTIELAVRHLAEKQVRRLIVANRTLENAQELASRHGGYAISLHDLPQHLAEADIVIASTAARQPVLTRAMVEKAIAARRRKPMFMVDIAVPRDIEPAVGELDDVYLYGIDDLRQVIDDNLRSRVNAAREADAIIDLQVERYMAWRRALTVKNPALDLRQHAEIYRDQVLEKARAMIARGKSADEALAFLANTLTNKLLHHPSARLREAVLSGDHELLHAAGRLYGLDEEEQAGLRNELLDDK
- the prfA gene encoding peptide chain release factor 1, with the translated sequence MTPSIRRKLEAIAERHEEIGLLLGQAEVLADNTRFRELSREYAQLEPVAGAMREQVGIERELADARAMLDDPELREMAADDIARLETRTAELDGELQLLLIPKDPRDEANLFLEVRAGSGGDEAAIFAGDLFRMYTRYAERHRWQVEVLSENSGEHGGYKEIVARIEGRGAFSRLKFESGVHCVKRVPATESQGRVHTSTATVAVLPELDEIDEIELSPADLKIDTFRASGAGGQHVNKTDSAIRITHLPSGIVVECQDERSQHKNRARAMSLLKARLLDEAQSKQSAEQAQERRLQVGTGDRSQRIRTYRYKDNLVTDHRIGLDLYRLPEIMQGDLDELIGTLTREHQADELKSLAGG